The proteins below come from a single Acidimicrobiia bacterium genomic window:
- the rbsK gene encoding ribokinase gives MDGAGSIVVVGSMNIDMVAYCDRFPEDGETLVGSSYAQGFGGKGANQAVMAARLGATTRFVGCVGDDDLGRATIDNLDESGIDVSGIGVLAGHGTGVAPIWVNRDGTNRILIIPGANDALTPDHVTSHLAGLDRAAVVVGQLETPQDATLAAFEWARSHGATKVLNPAPAADLDDRLLAATDWLIPNETEFALLTGDAPTEAAVERWAQEWGCGFVVTLGADGVIVADGSNAPWREAARQVRVVDTTGAGDAFVGGFAAGLAAGMLIRGCVSLGGACGSLSTTRQGTQSSYPDRAEVADLGVSVPVW, from the coding sequence GTGGATGGGGCAGGAAGCATCGTCGTTGTCGGGTCGATGAACATCGACATGGTCGCGTACTGCGACCGGTTTCCTGAGGACGGTGAGACGCTTGTCGGCTCGTCCTACGCGCAGGGGTTCGGGGGGAAGGGCGCGAATCAGGCGGTGATGGCGGCGCGCCTTGGCGCGACGACAAGGTTCGTCGGGTGCGTCGGCGATGATGACCTCGGGCGGGCGACCATCGACAACCTCGACGAATCCGGCATCGATGTGTCCGGCATCGGGGTCCTTGCCGGCCATGGCACGGGTGTGGCACCGATCTGGGTGAACCGTGACGGCACGAACCGCATCCTCATCATCCCCGGCGCCAACGACGCCCTCACACCGGACCATGTGACGAGCCACCTCGCCGGTCTCGATCGGGCCGCGGTTGTCGTCGGCCAGCTCGAAACGCCACAGGACGCGACGCTGGCCGCCTTCGAGTGGGCCCGGTCACACGGTGCGACGAAGGTGCTGAATCCGGCACCTGCCGCCGACCTCGATGATCGGCTGCTGGCGGCAACCGACTGGCTCATCCCGAACGAGACGGAGTTCGCCCTCCTCACCGGTGACGCACCGACGGAGGCCGCGGTGGAGCGATGGGCGCAGGAGTGGGGGTGTGGGTTCGTCGTCACCCTCGGCGCCGACGGTGTGATAGTCGCCGACGGATCGAACGCGCCGTGGAGAGAAGCGGCCCGCCAGGTCCGGGTCGTCGACACCACGGGGGCCGGAGACGCGTTCGTCGGCGGTTTCGCTGCGGGGCTCGCGGCGGGCATGTTGATCCGTGGTTGCGTGTCCCTCGGTGGGGCATGCGGGAGCCTGTCCACGACCCGGCAGGGCACCCAATCGTCGTATCCGGACCGCGCCGAGGTCGCGGATCTCGGCGTATCGGTTCCGGTGTGGTGA
- a CDS encoding queuosine salvage family protein: MTDRPHTLPAWDHPVLRSVVPVVEAAEHVEINLDSIDTVAQWLAYEDFSVPPSGPQFDVGLAGDRLVDWTMLTASLNFAYTDFTTAERFDSRYRGQAWADAEAMYAGFSRALDEGIDVLDGAWMAQVGRAELARILDGTIEIPMLDERVVILNEIGATLVGRYGGAFHRFVQSCAPAAYADGDGLLERLVVEFPRFNDVSDYRGHAVAFHKLAQLGLWSLHRTGAAVLDDIGALTAFADYIVPVALRVMGILEYSPELAETIDARVIIPRDSHHEIEIRAATLWATADLTEAVNANRADSMQLVIPEIDYRLWKAYHASFAPHHLTPTTMY, from the coding sequence GTGACGGATCGGCCTCACACGCTGCCTGCGTGGGATCATCCGGTCCTGCGGTCCGTGGTCCCGGTGGTTGAGGCTGCGGAGCATGTCGAGATCAATCTTGACTCCATCGACACGGTGGCGCAATGGCTTGCGTATGAGGACTTCTCGGTTCCCCCGTCCGGCCCCCAGTTCGATGTCGGGCTGGCGGGGGATCGGCTGGTCGACTGGACCATGCTCACCGCGTCACTGAACTTCGCCTACACGGATTTCACCACCGCTGAGCGGTTCGACAGCCGCTATCGGGGACAGGCCTGGGCCGATGCCGAAGCCATGTATGCGGGCTTCAGCCGAGCGTTGGATGAGGGAATCGATGTCCTCGACGGGGCATGGATGGCACAGGTCGGGCGAGCCGAACTTGCCCGCATTCTCGACGGCACGATTGAGATCCCGATGCTCGACGAACGGGTGGTGATCCTCAACGAGATCGGAGCAACGCTCGTGGGCCGATACGGCGGAGCATTTCATCGCTTCGTCCAGTCGTGCGCACCGGCGGCGTACGCCGACGGCGATGGACTGCTCGAACGGCTCGTCGTGGAGTTCCCCCGATTCAACGATGTGAGCGACTACCGAGGTCATGCCGTGGCGTTTCACAAGCTCGCCCAGCTCGGCCTGTGGAGTCTGCACCGGACCGGTGCTGCGGTCCTCGACGATATTGGCGCACTGACCGCGTTCGCCGACTACATCGTCCCGGTCGCCTTGCGGGTGATGGGGATCCTGGAATACTCCCCGGAGCTTGCCGAGACGATCGACGCACGGGTCATCATCCCCCGCGACAGTCATCACGAGATCGAGATCAGGGCCGCCACCCTATGGGCGACCGCCGATCTCACCGAGGCGGTCAACGCCAACCGCGCCGACTCGATGCAGCTCGTCATCCCCGAGATCGACTACCGCCTCTGGAAGGCGTACCACGCCTCGTTCGCCCCCCACCACCTCACACCGACCACGATGTACTGA
- a CDS encoding FtsX-like permease family protein encodes MTPVAVRLSIGRIRRSAALTLFTSIAIAVATITLLIVASAENAVAARGVRQAQRHVPSVQEPGTGLGTLVAFTETQLGGRRLTVVELAGSEPGAAAPVGIDTVPLAGTVVVSPALADAIRTSPDFGVALGEITEGHIARAGLVEPDELVAYRSWEPQDLARIASVIKVDHFPLTADADAWWQSKVAVRLGMLLLAAGLVVPALLLVGVLARLSLSQRRRLVAGLRLVGATETQTAIVVALEAGLAGLVGASTGLLAFFAIRPALAQIPIGGAAWFPSDITPPVWAVAGVIVAVPVLAAASALVAARQAILSPLPVFSRAAASRMSPRAALAVIGASTACLAIAMLGEPGSPIFLAAAFIGVAATMASLPMIGPTVLAAMSRVVARSTGSPALLLAAKTTSWDPSASFRPSIGLMVAVMFVTMVNGYATGNIVEASPDWHGGSAEITVDIATGDPTAAAAFLQTLTDLSPTSDVLPLRQATDDRTGLSIAVVECQKVNQLSIAHAQDCSTNEVFLAPTAHENQITELDVAGVQLTVTPSTTGTLHEEPGTCCLGADAIVSPRVLPTTVVQALPTRRILVATSGHEARDAVRIAALQHLPGARISTPIDLTTASNQPVREARRIVNGAAALALVLATASLLAAVVGRHLDRAPTYMRLRAAGTAVSTIAKAVYIETCVSLLTAVALGSAAGLTISKALVTVLDGRFTPSAGALLLVPASACAIAALVTSAMMLPLARGTRPDGLRPL; translated from the coding sequence ATGACCCCCGTCGCCGTTCGGCTTTCGATTGGCCGCATCAGACGGTCGGCGGCCCTCACACTGTTCACAAGCATCGCCATCGCCGTGGCGACAATCACCCTTCTGATAGTGGCCTCGGCTGAGAACGCCGTGGCTGCTCGTGGTGTCCGGCAAGCCCAGCGACACGTCCCATCCGTGCAGGAACCAGGCACTGGCCTCGGGACGTTGGTTGCGTTCACCGAGACACAGCTCGGCGGCCGTCGTCTCACCGTTGTCGAACTCGCCGGGAGCGAACCAGGGGCAGCGGCTCCCGTCGGCATCGACACCGTGCCACTCGCCGGGACAGTCGTGGTTTCGCCTGCTCTCGCTGACGCTATCAGGACTTCACCCGACTTTGGTGTCGCCCTCGGCGAGATCACCGAGGGTCATATCGCCCGGGCCGGGCTCGTCGAACCCGATGAGCTGGTCGCGTACCGAAGCTGGGAACCACAAGACCTGGCCCGGATCGCTTCGGTGATCAAGGTGGACCACTTCCCGCTCACCGCCGACGCTGACGCGTGGTGGCAGTCGAAAGTTGCCGTACGACTCGGAATGCTGCTGCTCGCCGCCGGTCTCGTCGTCCCCGCCTTGCTGTTAGTTGGAGTGCTGGCAAGGCTCTCATTGAGCCAACGCAGGAGACTCGTAGCCGGACTCAGGCTGGTGGGCGCTACCGAGACGCAGACCGCGATCGTTGTGGCCCTTGAGGCCGGACTCGCCGGGTTGGTCGGTGCTTCCACCGGCCTACTGGCGTTCTTTGCGATTCGCCCGGCCTTAGCCCAGATCCCCATAGGCGGAGCAGCGTGGTTCCCGAGTGACATCACGCCGCCCGTCTGGGCCGTAGCCGGTGTCATCGTGGCGGTGCCCGTCCTGGCAGCCGCATCGGCATTGGTTGCGGCTCGGCAGGCCATCCTGAGTCCTCTGCCCGTATTCTCGAGGGCCGCGGCTTCACGCATGAGCCCAAGAGCAGCGCTAGCAGTCATCGGAGCGTCGACGGCCTGTCTCGCCATCGCAATGCTCGGCGAACCAGGATCGCCGATCTTCTTGGCCGCGGCGTTCATCGGCGTTGCCGCCACGATGGCCAGCCTGCCCATGATTGGGCCGACTGTGCTCGCTGCGATGAGCAGGGTCGTGGCACGCTCCACCGGGTCCCCGGCACTCCTGCTCGCTGCCAAGACAACCTCCTGGGACCCCAGCGCTTCCTTCCGGCCAAGTATCGGACTCATGGTCGCTGTCATGTTTGTGACAATGGTCAATGGATACGCAACCGGCAACATCGTCGAAGCCTCCCCAGATTGGCATGGCGGCAGCGCCGAGATCACCGTCGACATCGCAACAGGCGACCCGACGGCCGCTGCCGCGTTCCTACAGACCTTGACGGATCTCTCTCCGACCTCCGACGTCCTCCCTCTCCGCCAGGCAACTGACGACCGCACGGGCTTGTCCATCGCTGTCGTGGAATGCCAGAAGGTGAACCAACTGAGCATCGCGCACGCTCAGGACTGCTCGACAAACGAGGTCTTCCTAGCGCCAACAGCCCACGAGAACCAGATCACCGAGCTAGACGTCGCCGGCGTGCAACTCACCGTCACCCCCTCCACAACAGGGACGCTTCACGAGGAACCGGGAACCTGTTGCCTAGGCGCTGACGCCATCGTCTCACCCCGCGTTCTGCCCACTACTGTCGTCCAGGCTCTGCCTACGCGGCGAATACTTGTGGCGACCAGCGGTCACGAAGCCCGCGACGCTGTTCGGATCGCCGCGCTCCAGCATCTCCCCGGCGCACGGATCAGCACGCCAATCGACCTGACGACTGCGAGCAACCAGCCCGTCCGAGAGGCTAGACGCATCGTGAACGGGGCCGCCGCACTCGCCTTGGTTCTCGCTACGGCCAGCCTCTTGGCTGCAGTCGTTGGCAGGCATCTTGACCGCGCGCCCACCTACATGCGGCTGCGGGCGGCAGGGACAGCCGTTAGCACGATCGCAAAGGCTGTCTACATTGAAACATGCGTGTCCCTGCTGACTGCGGTAGCGCTCGGCAGCGCTGCCGGCCTGACCATCTCCAAGGCCCTCGTCACTGTGCTCGACGGGCGCTTCACACCCTCCGCAGGCGCACTGCTTCTGGTCCCAGCTAGCGCATGCGCTATCGCGGCGCTCGTCACGTCCGCGATGATGCTTCCCCTCGCTCGTGGCACCCGTCCGGATGGTCTCAGACCATTGTGA
- a CDS encoding ABC transporter ATP-binding protein, which yields MLRAVGLTVSYGTTRAVDSVDVSIGSGEIVAVMGRSGSGKSTLLHTLAGIRRPDAGQVWYRDQRVDTMADRGRTTLRRTEFGFVFQHGQLIPELTAMENVALPLLLNRSTRRAAYATAAAWIDRLGIAEQAHSLPAQLSGGETQRVAIARAMTIEPAVVFADEPTGSLDSLNAALVMSELASLAAENGTAVLVVTHDAPTAAVAGRCISLSDGRVIEQ from the coding sequence GTGTTGCGCGCGGTGGGGCTGACAGTTAGTTACGGCACCACACGAGCCGTCGACAGTGTCGACGTCAGCATCGGCTCTGGTGAGATCGTTGCGGTCATGGGCCGCAGTGGCTCAGGGAAGTCGACATTGCTCCACACTCTCGCCGGGATACGTCGCCCCGATGCAGGACAAGTGTGGTACCGGGACCAGCGGGTCGACACGATGGCCGATCGGGGACGGACGACATTGCGACGCACTGAGTTCGGATTTGTCTTCCAGCACGGTCAACTCATCCCCGAGCTCACGGCCATGGAGAACGTCGCCCTACCGCTTCTTCTGAATCGCTCGACACGGCGCGCAGCCTATGCAACCGCGGCCGCGTGGATTGATCGTCTGGGGATCGCGGAACAAGCACACTCCCTCCCGGCGCAACTGTCAGGTGGAGAGACCCAGCGTGTCGCCATAGCGCGGGCCATGACTATTGAACCTGCGGTCGTGTTCGCCGACGAGCCGACTGGGTCGCTTGACTCGCTGAACGCCGCCCTGGTTATGTCCGAACTCGCTTCACTCGCCGCTGAGAACGGCACGGCCGTCCTTGTCGTCACACACGACGCACCGACCGCTGCGGTAGCGGGGCGATGCATAAGCCTTAGCGACGGACGGGTGATCGAGCAGTGA